The DNA region ACATTGGGTATACCCCGATGCACATCTGTGCCAGAAAAGGATACCACAATGTGTTGAGCATTTTAATTACGAATGGTGCGAATTTGAATTTTTGCAAACTTGGCGTGATAGAAGAAgacaatttgaataaaaaggaCAGTTTTATGACAATGGCACCACTCAATATGGCGATCGAAAACAATCATATTGAATGCGCTAGGCTTCTGTTAGAAAATGGTGCTAGTCCACATCATAAATATTTCATGGGTTATGAAATTAGTCTAGTACCACTTGATAATCTAGAGTGTATGGAGCTTCTGCTTAGTCATGGAGCGGATCCCAACGTTTACAACAGATGTGGCGTTACACCTTTAATGAGGGCTTGTAAAGAACACAAGTTATCGACTGTTAAATTGTTACTGCAGTTTAATGCTGATGTGAATGCCACATGTCCTGCTAGGTTCGAACAACGAAGGCCAATACACTTTGCAATACAAGCAGGGGATGTTGATATTACCGAGTACTTGTTGAAGAACGGTGCTTGTCTGAGCCGTCCAAATAATTACAAATACAGTCCACTTCATGAAGCAATCGTCAAGGACAATATAGCACTATGTGAACTCATGCTCCAGTATCAAGCCAAAGTGGAGGAGAGGACAGAACATGGCGCTACGCCGTTAATGCTTGCTTGCTCCCTGGTAGGTCTCAAAAATCGGCGACAGATCGTAGAGTTATTACTGAACAAGAATGCTAATGTTAATGCCTACTCGGAGCAAGTTAGTTACATAGACCCATATCTTCCTCCTCTGATAGAATACTTGAAAAATAATGGCTGTGAtattcattatgacgtcatctcTTTGCTCATCAAATTTGGCGCCAAAGTCAGTTTTCGTGGATATCTTGGAGTAGTTCGCGCCAAGGATCCTTTTGGAATTCTTCATTTTATGCACAACGTGTTCGGAAAGAAGGATGTTTGTCATTTACTTTTTGTAGCTGCCTGTTTGTATGACAACGACAGCATAAAACACGTCAACACTATTAATGTCGAAGCCAAAAAGTGCCTGATGTCTTACGGATGTCGACCAAGAGAACTAAAACATCTTTGCAGGTTATATATCCGGGATCGAATGTGCACCGGACTTCCGGAAAAAGTCAAAACACTTCCGCTTCCTAGTCTTGTCAAATCCTACCTCCTTTTtgatttatgatatatattgtttatttagatttttgttttagaattgTTACTATTGTTTCAGAGTTTATTGTTATCGTAGAAAGGTTTGAAGATTAAAATTTGTGAACAAATTCCTTTATTTTGGTCTAGAGCAAAGAAACTTGAATTGTCTACAGCTTGCATGTGACTGCATGATGTAAAGATTGAGACATAATTTATTTACTTACGTTCTTGAACTGTCAAATATATTAACTAAAAAATCGCTGGGAAGCATTCCCGTCATGCACTTGCCTAAAACAATAAGTGCAATTCTGTTACATTCCGCTCATTGTGCCGATGTTTGTGTCTGTTTCCAGAACACCTGAGTGTTGTTTAGAACTTAAACTACATACCTGCTACAACTTATTTCCTAATTTTTATGGGGTAAGACGgctaaattttgtaaaaaataaataaacggTGTTCTAATTTTAAGATGTTAATTAACAGCATATATTGCAAGATAACATACACACCAGAAACAGCCACAGCAACGTGAACCAACGTGCAAGAATAACGATTGAATTGATAAGCCGAAAAAGCTGAATACAATTCTAAGGCAAAACTGTAATGTagtaatataaattttatttgtaaaaattgacCATGATATTCAGCTAAAAAGACCACACGAGTACATCTGTTATCGCTAACGACAACTGGCTTTGATCCTTCCAGACGCTCGGAGAAAATTCAGACTAAATAAACTATGTCAAGGTGCGAGTCTGGTGATCTCCTGCCGTTCCGGATCCAAAAGCAGAGTCGTTACCTGGCGAGCGATGCGCGTTTTCGAGAATTAACATCAGACATAAGTACCCTGGCTCTGCCGCCGACGGTCATTCGCGGTGCATCACATTCCTTACATATCTCTGAGTGTATGCGTGTCAGCCGCACAGTGCTCGATGTCCACTGTGATTCCGTTTGATATGTACTTACCTCTCTGTTTTCTTTGGTCTCTGTTTCTGTACCTCTCGCTGTGACCCCTTTCTAAGTATCCCCCTACTCTCATGTATTTAAATTATCTTCTAAAGAAATCTTATAACAATTTTCAAAGGGGTTTAATTACAATTCATTATAACGTTTTAAAAGAGGAATACTTAGAAAACAagcatataattatttatataatttgaaaatttcttaaagTGCAAATGCAAATAACTTAATAATCAcgttaaaagaaaatgaacgtacttcacattatttactttatttttaaaataggttACTAATTATTATcagctggatttttttttaaagaaacgtctCTGGGTTTCAAGTAACATGTAGATGTTTTAAGTGCAGCAGAAGAAAGATGAAGATTCGACTGATAGTTTGTATCAATGGACGCAGACCGCTCTTAGCTGAAACGATTGCTTTGTCCCAGTTACACAGTTAGACATTGTTTGGTATGTTGTTTCAAGTATCCTAAAGAATGCAAATGTCAATACCAGACAATTGGTTATTAGTGTTTGTTTCTAGAGTTTGCCTTCAGTtgaaatgtttgaaatccaatCCACGATATCTAAACATCTTATAGCAatgattgttgttttttctTATGATTAGGTCTTCTtgtttgcattgaaaataaaactaattaaaatctCCTGAAAGCTACAGCTTCAGTGCGTTTCATCATCAAAGCGATCACCATCTTTcgataatgaaaaataatttttggcaAAAGTTTTGCATCGCTGCTTTAACATATATAATGActcatggtaaaaaaaaaaaactatgtctAGGATCTGAAAACGATTTTCTCACACCTAGTTTCTAAGTCAAGAATCCCTCATTACATGAGAATCATAATTCGAAATAAGAACCTAATGTGGCTTTCGCGAAAACTCATAAGTTGAATTGATTACTGGGTTTCTTGCAAGTTGAATTTAAGCATGTGTTATGCGGGAAATTCATTGCAGATAGATGAATCAAATTCAAGCACCCTCTTcttatttaattaaaagtttgaagaagGGATAGTTGATTACTATAAGAGTCATAATTTTGCAGTGCTGACGTCAACAAATGCCTGCTTCCGCTTTGAATCTATTACGTCACCAGCCTGTACAGGTAATAAAAATGCTAAAAGATCTTGCGTTCATTCTATCATAAGATACCCCTTACATGCTTGAGACAGTATGTACTAAACtctctataaataaaaatagtaataaaattattatgtaCTGGTGACGCATTGAATATTACAGTACATTTTATTATACAACATCGCCCTATACGTATGACTGCTATTATCAGTATTCTCAACAAGTAGTAGTATGTACAATCTATTTTCTCTGTTGCTAATTGCTAGTAAGGTACAGAATTAACACAGAGATAAGGATATGAATATCCAACAATGCTGCTGATTTGATGCACAGCTGGTCTCAGTACACTGTATATAGTATATCGAATCAGAATAAGAAGTTTTGTTTCCCATATCTCCCTCATTCGCTTCAATTATTACAAGTATGCCTAGCTGCAGGGTACATTGTATGCAGCTCCTGGTCTGACAAATTCGGAGGGACGACCTAGAACGGTCATCCGTAATTTTTCATACCGAGAGTTACAGACCCTGCATCTTCAGcatgtctatatatatatattggcaaCCTTTTTTTGTCAAAAGCAAgtatggaaaaaaatcaaattaagttAACTTAACTAAACTCAGTAAAATTGACATATCACCAAgccaaagaaaaaaagatgGATGTGTATGATTACAAGAACCATTGAATTTCTTAAGCGGATTTATTTGGACTACTCGTAATTATTTACAATCATATGATCGAATACTACTAAAGACGTTCTTTTAACTAGtatacatgcaagataatttgACTGcagttttatttatacattaGTTGCATTCGATACGATACAAAAACTCGAACAGCACACCGAATTTCGCTATGGGACATGGTGAGGTTCACATTATTTCACATTATATTCGCTCTTGTAGAACTTGTCACGTTTACTTACTAGCATATGGTACCAATGTATGTCAAAACACAAATGGTAAACGTTCACAATGATCGATGCCTGTTCAAAACATCTTTCACTGCGCCTCTACCTTCTGTTCAAACTTTTCTAGGGAGAAAGAAAACGTCTGTCctcttgaaaaaaaacaaaacctaaTCGGTAGAGGTTAGACGGCCTTggcaaaaaatatacaaatgtcTTTTTTCTGTTTGAAGGACACATCCTTAATCTAGCTGTTTGGactaaaataaatactataTACATCTGCAACTTTGGACTTAAAAAGATGCAAATtcacatataaaatattttttgacctTACTTGAaattcactggcgtcggaaacaaattgaaagtggggggctagactaatcctcagaattattgagaaaaaagtaatttccaaaatcatggaaatcctaaaccgggggggggggggtatacctatacttccaaaaaaaaatgggggggggggggtatacctatacttccaaaagaaaaaaaaacttacgcaaatttttttccccaaaatcatgaaattcctaatccgtggggaggggggggggggggctagtatgcttctcaatccaacttctcaatctttcaaggtaaatttaggaacaataatctttcctacgagaaaaagtgggggggggggtgaagccccccccccccctagcccccccggttccgacgcctatgaattACATGGTTTCATCAATTTTCGGTTAACACTTATTCTGTTGATTTTCGTTAAATAAATGATCCAAGAATTGAAATGGTCATCTAATTAAATTGTTTGCAACATATTTGAATGCCATGACCTTTGTTCATGAATTTACGAATCTTCAAAACTGTCAGTTTTATGTAAATCACGAAAATTGTTGCCCACGGAAAGTAATAAAACCTTAATGAAAGTTAAGCAATGTCTCCACGTCAACTGATTCTGAAGATTACGTATTGACTGAGTAAACTTTTGGGGGTGACTTAATTCCTCCAAGCGTCAATGCCGCTGATATTCTACATAACTTAGAAGTAATCGCAGACTCGAGTTCTCTGTAACTTTTACGTTTTTCGGCAAATGAGtgttttttatacaataaaagtagatttcaaacattttctacaGTCTACAATTAAAACACTGTTGAACATCGATTAAAGTTAATCTGATTTCCATTATTATGAAAGCTGAGTGGTGAGCAAAGATCAATATTCATAATGAATATCTAGAGACAAAATATTAGTCAGATAACGGCAACGGAAATTAAGCTGTAATTTATCCGAAATCTTACTATtcttaaaaatcttcaaaatcctaatcggggtgggggggggggggggtctccgTAGTTTACATATCTATAACTTCGATTTCTCTCATTtacattccaattttttaaaatactcccaaaaaagggggggggggggcaactccatgcttattcaatttttactgtgtactatgtaaatttttactatgttaatttaagaaaattatttgctgcgagaaaaagttgtgggggggggggggcaggccgtGCCCACAAGAaatcaagaggggggggggggcaactccatgcttattcaatttttactatgtaactttaagaaaattatttgctgcgagaaaaagttgggGGAGGGGGAAGGGCAGGCCGTGCCCACCAGTAATCAAGAGGAAAAAGAGAGGTAACTCGGCCTGTAGATGGATTCCTGTGAATTTACGATTCCCGTTTATTCTTCACCTGCACAAATAAGGCAACAAAATAACACGTTTGACTATTCTGTTTTATCGAAACCGAGgggaaggaggggggggggggggtctacaGTTGTTATCTGTATCTCTGTCAGTCATTTTCCCCCAACACAGTTGTTCATACTTTTTAGTCGGGATtgatgatgattttaattttatacgACTCGTTTTTCCTGATAGAGTTAACAGATTAATCCTCGAACGTTTGGATCCAGTCGTAATTTATTGGGTGTTTTCCTACACCtcaataaaggtgtaaaagttTTGAGCTAATGTTTCAGTCATTCAGTCCCGACTTGGCTTCctctaatttttttctttgcataagtttagaaaattgattaaaaacttACTATGTAGCTATATAATGAGAAACAAcagataaaaataaagataagcAGGACAGAGAAATTCAGTTTTCTTTCTCAGATCGGGTTCGTCCTACAAAATTCAATTGCTGATACAATCGCAATTCTCGGGTCTTttcggcaggctcggaaaaacacatCGAATGTATTTACtaacaagtttagcttttttaaaaaagcttaccgtctttaaaacaaaccctaaacagcacttagttatcaaagacagtttaattctttttatatataaatgtcaccttcctctacatagcatggcgagtgaaacattttatgtcatGTGTCGTTTAAGCCTGAGAACTGCGTACCCGAGCCTGTAAGTTGTGATCGACTATAAGGTAAAAGAGATCTTAGGTAGGGTCGTAGACtcgtattatttttataaaatcaaagttatccCACTGCATTTATCTATCTAAGGTGCAAATAACTTTACCGATATTAGACATaccgcatcaatttttttttaattttgtataaatgtttgaataaacaatgctaaaagaaaaacaaataatttcaatagatattatagaatattactttcaacaagTTGGACCTgaaaccaaaggctgaatttcCTTCACAGCAATTTTGTACtgctttttcgttttctcactttttaagatttgaaatctacgaaatttgttaagtcgtacatgaaaaagatcatcagaaaattatcttcCTTGCGTCGAACAGTATTTCAactaatgaaataaatgtaaattttcacatcatgtattttctaccaatcacaaaggaaaggaagtgcacaaccccggagactgtaaattatttcaactctttataccgtcttccaaggaagactGTAATAATTTACCTAAGCGTCCATGATAACCCtcctttttattaaatttgatataaactagactttgacccgtgcatgcacgggttgacattgcatattggacatttacgaaataggtacatcggcacaccttattattgacatttacataacaaagctataagcctacaataatgctattaatttcactacactttccttagtttgaacaagaaatcatattgacgcaagcgtcaaatgggccgcaaaaatataattgttgtatgaatcatcactacaaagaaaataacgagttgattgtactaattttaatggtagattttaattttaattactatGTTTTCAGCAACtcgtttttaacattttacttttattaagAATAGAgttcgataattttttttccaaaatggaattataaatcttatctACACTACAGTTTATAAAGATAATCAttgttatttcaaaagaattaaaaaataaatcaggttagctcaaattttcaggtccctacaaattttcattgttttttatattttttcgtaaaaaaaaatgatatggatgtcatttcatgataattttctaCCACAAAGCACTTGGCAATATAATAAATTcacacacaaagtcattttattcgacgcagcacatagaaattcaaatacatcatttatataaaagttcctgtcattcaggtctttagtatgtcccgtatACCGATCCCAATACAATggaaaactccgaaattttccgaatagataaTAGTCTCAATGAAAACACGTCTAACACGACAGTCTATGACCACCTTTTCATTTAcgagcaaaacaaaaaatatgtaatatttttaaaaggcataaaacatttctacaagcatttttacttttaattgataaaaatgagcataatattaattcatgaaaaaaaactatcccgcagaaacgcagttacaatatttaaatgtgtataaaacaagtaataatagctttccaaaaagcttgcctgactaaacaaaattatttaatggaagcatgcatgtatcaattaggctttCTTATCAGtaatgaatttcttaattttcgatcattttattcattcatttatttaggaatgtacacatatcatataagtgcatgtaagcttgaaagctggagattaaatagtcatttttttaaaaattgtatttgttatattaagatgcaaaatcaactaAAAGgcgattttaaaaatttccaaccatataaaatatgaaagggtatacaaacacgttttgtttttgaatgtgtgttgggcagcttcatcaaaatcatcttgacaagcaattaaaaaagggtgaattctcaaatttaagaaaagtgcTTGCTGCAAAAAAAGTGGAGAGGGGGAAGCAGTCCTCCCGTCATCCaaacccccgatgctacgtgcctgtgatgttTACAGAGCACGGTGTGCTCTGTGGTATTCGCATGATCCCAACGGACTCGTCCACTAATCGGcgcgc from Crassostrea angulata isolate pt1a10 chromosome 7, ASM2561291v2, whole genome shotgun sequence includes:
- the LOC128155259 gene encoding putative ankyrin repeat protein RF_0381, whose amino-acid sequence is MEYDEYEDFENCMTYDGPKPIIRRRLEWSPEALLRLLADAITFKSPIEDITLIIRCGADVNGRVKKGLRPLHYAAFVNYVECVKLLVDNGADVNLTDDIGYTPMHICARKGYHNVLSILITNGANLNFCKLGVIEEDNLNKKDSFMTMAPLNMAIENNHIECARLLLENGASPHHKYFMGYEISLVPLDNLECMELLLSHGADPNVYNRCGVTPLMRACKEHKLSTVKLLLQFNADVNATCPARFEQRRPIHFAIQAGDVDITEYLLKNGACLSRPNNYKYSPLHEAIVKDNIALCELMLQYQAKVEERTEHGATPLMLACSLVGLKNRRQIVELLLNKNANVNAYSEQVSYIDPYLPPLIEYLKNNGCDIHYDVISLLIKFGAKVSFRGYLGVVRAKDPFGILHFMHNVFGKKDVCHLLFVAACLYDNDSIKHVNTINVEAKKCLMSYGCRPRELKHLCRLYIRDRMCTGLPEKVKTLPLPSLVKSYLLFDL